A genome region from Myroides fluvii includes the following:
- the rplU gene encoding 50S ribosomal protein L21, giving the protein MYAIVEIAGQQFKVSKDLKVYVHRLATEEGATISFDKVLLVDDNNNITVGAPVIEGASVEAKVLQHLKGDKVIVFKKKRRKGYKKKNGHRQALTQIVIEGINFGGAKKKATKKETAEAAE; this is encoded by the coding sequence ATGTACGCAATCGTAGAGATAGCTGGGCAACAATTCAAAGTTAGCAAAGACCTTAAAGTTTATGTTCACCGTTTGGCAACAGAAGAAGGAGCGACTATCAGTTTTGATAAAGTTCTTTTAGTTGATGACAACAACAACATAACTGTAGGCGCCCCAGTTATAGAAGGTGCTTCTGTAGAAGCTAAAGTTTTACAACACCTTAAAGGTGACAAAGTAATCGTTTTCAAAAAGAAACGAAGAAAAGGTTACAAAAAGAAAAACGGTCACAGACAAGCTTTGACTCAAATCGTAATTGAAGGAATCAATTTCGGTGGAGCAAAGAAAAAAGCGACTAAAAAAGAAACAGCTGAAGCAGCTGAGTAA
- a CDS encoding AAA family ATPase gives MSSLYYIDRTDTRLEDVIFTEAVASEIESFLKEYKFREILTKYNLPVSNKILLYGKTGCGKTMTAKAIAKQLDKKLIIVNLATIVSSKLGETAKNIESLFKEIQYESAVLFFDEFDSLGQIRDYDNKDNSEMKRVVNAILQLIDNFPQKSILIAATNQIQMIDEALVRRFELKLEYTAPEKEALDKYYDKMLAAYPAEYASVERIYDISYAEAKTHIYRTVKSNIITSQLELEN, from the coding sequence ATGAGTTCTTTGTATTATATCGATCGAACAGATACGCGCCTAGAAGACGTTATATTTACTGAAGCGGTAGCAAGTGAAATTGAATCGTTTTTAAAGGAGTATAAGTTTCGTGAAATCTTGACGAAATACAATCTGCCTGTAAGTAATAAAATCCTTTTATACGGAAAAACAGGTTGTGGTAAAACAATGACAGCAAAGGCTATTGCTAAGCAGTTAGACAAAAAGCTGATTATTGTAAACTTGGCGACGATTGTTTCGTCTAAACTCGGTGAAACGGCAAAAAACATCGAGAGTTTATTTAAGGAAATTCAATACGAAAGTGCTGTTTTATTTTTCGATGAATTTGATTCTCTTGGACAAATTCGCGATTATGACAACAAGGATAATAGCGAAATGAAACGCGTAGTTAATGCTATTTTACAACTCATTGATAATTTCCCTCAAAAGTCTATATTAATTGCAGCAACCAATCAAATTCAAATGATTGATGAGGCATTGGTGCGTCGTTTTGAATTGAAGTTGGAATATACAGCTCCAGAAAAAGAGGCTTTGGACAAATATTACGATAAGATGTTAGCCGCTTATCCTGCCGAATATGCAAGTGTAGAACGCATATATGATATCTCGTATGCAGAAGCTAAAACGCATATTTATCGCACGGTAAAAAGCAACATCATTACAAGCCAACTAGAATTGGAAAATTAG
- a CDS encoding M16 family metallopeptidase gives MKRSLLILGALFFGMTASAQKVEFEEYTLDNGLKVILHQDKSAPVIITSVMYHVGAKDENPERTGFAHFFEHLLFEGTQNIERGEWFKLVTANGGKNNANTSDDRTYYYEVFPSNNLELGLWMESERLMHPIINQIGVDTQNEVVKEEKRLRMDNQPYGQLLPQVKENLFKKHPYRWAPIGSMEHLDAATLEEFLAFNKKFYIPNNAVLVVAGDFETAQAKKWIQQYFGSIAKGTAVTRTAIQEDPITKEIRAEYQDPNVQIPMLVQAYRTPSMKTREARVLDMISSILSNGKSSRLYKKIVDEQKKALEIGAFNLSQEDYGAYLIYGLPMQGYTTEDLVTEIDKEIVKLQTELISERDFQKLQNVLENEYVRGNSDLEGLAHNLATYSLLYGDTNLINTNIEMYRDITREEIREVAKKYLNKNQRLILDYTPEKDAKN, from the coding sequence ATGAAAAGATCACTCTTGATTTTGGGCGCGTTATTTTTCGGAATGACGGCGTCAGCTCAAAAAGTGGAATTCGAAGAATACACCTTAGACAATGGGCTAAAAGTTATTTTACATCAGGATAAATCAGCGCCTGTAATCATTACTTCTGTGATGTATCACGTGGGAGCAAAGGATGAAAATCCGGAGCGTACGGGATTTGCTCACTTCTTTGAGCACTTATTGTTTGAAGGAACACAAAATATTGAACGTGGAGAATGGTTCAAGTTAGTAACGGCTAATGGTGGAAAAAACAACGCAAATACTTCAGATGATCGAACGTATTACTATGAGGTTTTTCCTTCGAACAATCTAGAATTAGGTTTGTGGATGGAGTCAGAACGTTTGATGCATCCGATTATCAATCAAATTGGCGTAGATACGCAAAATGAGGTGGTAAAAGAAGAAAAGCGCTTGCGCATGGATAACCAACCGTACGGACAGTTATTGCCACAAGTAAAAGAAAATTTATTCAAGAAACACCCGTATCGTTGGGCGCCTATCGGATCAATGGAGCACTTAGATGCAGCAACTTTAGAGGAGTTCTTAGCGTTCAATAAGAAATTCTACATTCCAAATAACGCTGTATTAGTGGTGGCTGGGGATTTCGAAACTGCACAAGCGAAAAAATGGATTCAGCAGTATTTTGGTTCTATTGCCAAAGGTACAGCGGTAACGCGTACAGCTATCCAAGAAGATCCAATTACAAAAGAAATTAGAGCTGAATACCAAGATCCAAACGTTCAAATCCCGATGTTGGTTCAAGCGTATCGCACGCCTTCAATGAAAACACGCGAAGCTCGTGTATTGGATATGATTTCTTCCATCTTGTCGAATGGTAAAAGCTCGAGATTATACAAGAAAATTGTAGATGAGCAGAAAAAAGCATTGGAAATTGGTGCTTTCAATTTGAGCCAAGAAGACTATGGAGCTTATTTAATCTACGGTTTACCTATGCAAGGATATACAACGGAAGATTTAGTAACTGAAATAGACAAAGAGATTGTGAAATTGCAGACGGAATTAATTTCTGAACGCGATTTTCAAAAGTTACAGAACGTATTAGAAAACGAATACGTAAGAGGAAATTCAGACTTAGAAGGTTTAGCACATAATTTAGCAACCTACAGTTTGTTGTATGGAGATACAAACCTGATCAACACAAATATTGAAATGTATAGAGATATTACACGTGAGGAAATTCGCGAGGTAGCTAAGAAATATTTGAATAAAAATCAGCGCTTGATTTTAGATTACACTCCAGAGAAAGACGCTAAAAACTAA
- the gldD gene encoding gliding motility lipoprotein GldD, producing MFQKTFALYGTAFLGALLVLGSCKKETTPKPNAYLALQYPQAEYQTYENSHHHFAFDLNKNASVKETKSTAFEVHYPQMKATVFMNYKTVDNNLDALLKDAQKLTYEHFIKADEIIEQPYLNEKDRVYGMFYHVGGNAATNVQFYATDSVKNFVVASLYFYAKPNFDSILPASHYIQQDMRKMLESLRWEQTNK from the coding sequence ATGTTCCAAAAAACATTTGCCCTTTATGGCACAGCCTTTTTAGGCGCATTGCTAGTACTAGGTTCTTGCAAAAAAGAAACAACACCAAAACCTAATGCGTATCTAGCACTTCAATATCCTCAAGCAGAATATCAAACCTACGAAAATTCGCATCATCACTTTGCGTTTGATTTAAACAAAAATGCATCGGTAAAAGAAACAAAGTCAACGGCCTTTGAAGTACACTACCCTCAAATGAAAGCAACTGTTTTCATGAATTACAAAACGGTAGACAACAATTTGGATGCGTTGCTCAAAGATGCCCAAAAACTGACCTACGAGCATTTCATCAAAGCCGATGAGATTATAGAGCAACCTTATCTCAACGAAAAAGACCGCGTTTACGGCATGTTTTATCACGTAGGAGGCAATGCCGCAACGAATGTACAATTCTACGCCACTGATAGCGTCAAGAACTTCGTTGTAGCTTCTTTGTATTTTTATGCGAAACCAAACTTTGACTCCATCCTTCCCGCCAGCCATTACATCCAACAGGATATGCGAAAAATGCTAGAATCGCTGCGTTGGGAGCAAACGAACAAATAA
- the rpmA gene encoding 50S ribosomal protein L27, whose product MAHKKGVGSSKNGRESESKRLGVKIYGGQAAIAGNILVRQRGSKHNPGENVYMGKDHTLHAKVDGVVKFQKKKDNKSYVSILPFEA is encoded by the coding sequence ATGGCTCACAAAAAAGGTGTCGGAAGTTCGAAGAACGGTAGAGAATCAGAATCGAAACGCTTAGGTGTTAAGATTTATGGTGGTCAAGCAGCTATCGCTGGAAACATCCTTGTAAGACAAAGAGGTTCTAAGCATAACCCTGGTGAAAACGTTTATATGGGAAAAGACCATACTTTACATGCTAAAGTTGACGGTGTTGTTAAATTCCAAAAGAAAAAAGACAACAAGTCTTACGTTTCTATCCTTCCATTCGAAGCTTAA
- a CDS encoding M16 family metallopeptidase: protein MKKVYLYAASLAFALTAAQLQAQDRKQPVSGPVPTVHVGQPTSFVLKNGLKVLVVPNHKLPQVSYTLTIDNPLVAEGDKAGVTSILSQVLGNQTKKMSKEKFNDEIDFLGANVRFASSGAFASGLSKYNETILGLLADGALNSVITQEEFDKAKAQVIESLKTSEKSVSAVASRVEDALLYGKNTAAGEFETEATVSNVTLADVQEYYAKYFTPNSAYLVVVGDVDYKKTEKAVKSLFNNWKKSATTFAEATTNKNVAKTQIDFVNMPNAVQSEIALISEVDLKMTDSDYFAAILANQILGGGGEGRLFLNLREAHGWTYGAYSSISTARKYPGKFRASASVRNVVTDSAVTEFIKEIDLMRTTLVKDEELKMAKAKYIGNFVMEIQKPETVARYALNKELHKLPANFYENYIKGINAVTAADIQKAAQKYFLKDNMRIVVVGKGADVVAGLEGLNKPMFFYDKEANAVEKPVFKKEVPAGVTVQTVLANYIQAIGGDAKVKAVKSLLITSEAEVQGMKLEMVNKVKDGFLSSEQKMMGAVMSKQVITPKMGYAVVQGQKTDITGQELKDAQAEAVPFGELKADATAVLTGIEAINGVDAYGVKVGNTTSYYDTTTGLKIAVVQEVEQMGQKMQQVVNYSEYKEVKGIKFPFVQAMNVGIEIEMKIKEIKVNEGVSDADFK from the coding sequence ATGAAAAAAGTATACCTATATGCAGCGAGTTTAGCTTTTGCTTTAACGGCTGCTCAATTACAAGCACAAGATAGAAAACAACCTGTTTCAGGACCTGTACCAACAGTTCACGTAGGGCAACCTACTTCATTTGTATTAAAGAATGGATTAAAAGTATTGGTTGTTCCCAATCATAAATTACCGCAAGTATCTTATACGTTAACCATCGATAATCCGTTGGTTGCTGAAGGAGACAAAGCTGGGGTAACGTCAATTTTATCTCAAGTATTAGGGAATCAAACCAAAAAAATGTCCAAAGAGAAATTCAATGACGAAATTGATTTCTTAGGGGCAAATGTTCGTTTTGCGTCCAGTGGTGCGTTTGCAAGTGGATTGTCTAAATACAATGAAACGATTTTAGGTTTATTGGCTGATGGAGCATTGAATTCTGTCATTACACAAGAAGAATTTGACAAAGCAAAAGCCCAAGTAATCGAATCGTTAAAAACGAGTGAAAAAAGTGTATCTGCAGTTGCAAGTCGCGTAGAAGATGCCTTGTTATACGGTAAAAATACGGCAGCTGGGGAGTTTGAAACAGAAGCTACGGTTTCGAATGTTACGTTGGCAGATGTGCAAGAATATTATGCGAAGTACTTTACACCAAACAGCGCTTACTTAGTTGTTGTTGGAGATGTAGATTACAAGAAAACCGAAAAAGCGGTGAAGTCGTTGTTCAATAATTGGAAAAAATCAGCAACTACTTTTGCTGAAGCTACAACCAATAAAAATGTAGCAAAAACGCAAATTGATTTCGTTAATATGCCCAATGCAGTGCAATCGGAGATTGCGTTGATTAGCGAAGTGGATTTAAAAATGACAGACTCGGATTATTTTGCTGCAATCTTAGCCAATCAAATCTTAGGAGGTGGTGGTGAAGGGCGTCTGTTCTTGAACTTACGTGAGGCACATGGATGGACGTATGGCGCTTATTCTTCAATCAGTACTGCGCGTAAATACCCAGGTAAATTTAGAGCGAGTGCTTCTGTTCGAAATGTTGTAACGGATAGTGCAGTAACGGAATTTATCAAGGAAATCGACTTGATGCGTACAACTTTAGTGAAAGATGAAGAGTTGAAAATGGCAAAAGCGAAGTATATCGGGAACTTTGTAATGGAAATCCAAAAACCAGAAACAGTAGCGCGTTATGCTTTAAATAAAGAGTTACATAAATTGCCTGCTAATTTCTATGAAAATTACATCAAAGGCATTAACGCAGTAACAGCAGCAGATATTCAAAAAGCAGCGCAAAAGTATTTCTTAAAAGACAATATGCGCATTGTAGTTGTTGGAAAAGGAGCGGATGTAGTTGCAGGATTAGAAGGATTAAACAAACCGATGTTCTTCTATGACAAAGAGGCAAATGCAGTAGAAAAACCAGTTTTCAAAAAAGAAGTACCTGCAGGAGTTACAGTGCAGACTGTTTTAGCTAATTACATTCAAGCTATTGGAGGGGATGCGAAAGTAAAAGCAGTGAAATCCTTGTTGATTACTAGTGAAGCTGAAGTGCAAGGAATGAAATTGGAAATGGTGAATAAAGTAAAAGATGGCTTTTTATCATCCGAACAAAAAATGATGGGTGCGGTAATGTCTAAGCAAGTGATTACACCAAAAATGGGGTATGCAGTTGTGCAAGGGCAGAAAACGGATATCACAGGACAAGAATTGAAAGATGCACAAGCTGAAGCAGTTCCATTTGGAGAGCTAAAAGCAGATGCAACAGCTGTGTTAACTGGAATCGAAGCAATCAATGGTGTTGATGCGTATGGAGTGAAAGTAGGGAACACAACAAGCTATTATGACACAACAACAGGGTTAAAAATTGCTGTAGTTCAAGAAGTAGAACAAATGGGGCAAAAAATGCAACAAGTAGTTAATTATTCTGAGTACAAAGAAGTAAAAGGAATCAAATTTCCATTCGTTCAAGCGATGAATGTCGGTATTGAAATCGAAATGAAAATCAAAGAAATTAAAGTTAACGAAGGAGTTTCGGATGCGGATTTTAAATAA
- a CDS encoding heavy-metal-associated domain-containing protein has translation MKIVKLGLVALLGGVFLVGCKSETKKEAAQVETVEQVETTATETNEVAGNMEQATFQIEGMTCALGCAKMIEGKLSGLQGVKEAAVDFESKTATVVFDDAKQNGESLTQTVQKIANGSYTVENLEVKAL, from the coding sequence ATGAAAATAGTAAAACTGGGATTAGTTGCCTTATTAGGAGGAGTTTTTTTAGTAGGATGTAAAAGCGAAACTAAAAAAGAAGCAGCGCAAGTAGAAACTGTAGAGCAAGTAGAAACAACTGCAACAGAGACGAATGAAGTGGCGGGAAACATGGAACAAGCTACCTTTCAAATTGAAGGAATGACTTGTGCTTTGGGATGTGCAAAAATGATTGAAGGAAAATTATCGGGATTGCAAGGTGTGAAAGAAGCTGCGGTTGATTTTGAAAGTAAAACAGCTACGGTTGTATTTGACGATGCGAAGCAAAATGGAGAATCGTTAACGCAAACGGTTCAAAAGATTGCAAATGGCAGTTATACCGTAGAAAATTTAGAAGTTAAAGCGCTTTAA
- the dgt gene encoding dGTP triphosphohydrolase — MMKWEKLLSLKKHGDTFVRNRLDESQTRIGFEVDYDRIIFSSPFRSLQDKTQVIPLSKTDFVHTRLTHSLEVSVVGRSLGRNVGEKLLKKYSYLAEEYGYTVNDFGAIVAAASLAHDIGNPPFGHSGERAIGDFFSRGKGLVFKDKLTEKEWQDLIDFEGNANGFSILTKSRPGIEGGLRISYATLGAFMKYPKESLPKKPTRDISDKKYGFFQGDKEAFIDVASELGMIMKDDRVETAFYRHPLAYLVEAADDICYTITDFEDGINLGWIPEEHALEFLIMIVQNSINTQKYSQLNSKEDRVSYLRALAIGSLIDDVTRLFIENEEKILAGDYPFALTEKCSYIAQMKDILAVSINNVYQSKEVIEKEIIGYQVIETLLERFITATNNRYYGEDNQYDGLILTLLPERYLLETDSLYERLMSICHFVSMLTDGKALELYHTIKVTK, encoded by the coding sequence ATGATGAAATGGGAAAAGTTGCTGTCTTTAAAGAAGCACGGTGACACATTTGTACGAAATCGCTTAGATGAAAGTCAAACGAGAATCGGTTTTGAAGTAGATTACGATCGCATTATCTTTTCTTCTCCTTTTCGCAGTTTACAAGATAAAACACAAGTAATCCCTTTGTCAAAAACAGACTTTGTGCACACAAGGTTAACGCATAGTTTAGAAGTTTCCGTGGTAGGTCGTTCTTTAGGTCGAAATGTGGGCGAGAAACTTTTAAAGAAATATAGCTATTTAGCGGAAGAATACGGGTATACGGTGAATGATTTCGGTGCCATTGTTGCAGCGGCTTCGCTAGCACATGACATCGGAAACCCTCCTTTTGGACATTCTGGTGAACGGGCAATTGGCGATTTTTTTAGTCGTGGAAAAGGGCTTGTTTTCAAAGATAAATTGACCGAAAAGGAATGGCAAGATTTGATTGATTTTGAAGGAAATGCCAACGGGTTTTCTATCTTGACGAAATCGCGCCCTGGAATTGAAGGGGGATTGCGTATTTCGTATGCAACCTTAGGTGCATTTATGAAGTATCCGAAAGAGAGTTTACCTAAAAAACCGACGCGTGATATCTCAGATAAAAAATATGGATTCTTTCAAGGAGATAAAGAGGCTTTTATTGATGTAGCTTCGGAATTGGGTATGATCATGAAAGACGATCGCGTGGAAACAGCTTTCTACCGCCATCCTCTAGCTTATTTAGTAGAAGCAGCCGACGATATTTGTTATACCATTACCGATTTTGAGGATGGAATTAATTTAGGTTGGATTCCGGAAGAACACGCGCTAGAATTCTTAATCATGATTGTACAAAATAGTATCAATACACAAAAGTACTCCCAGCTAAATTCCAAAGAAGACCGCGTGAGTTATTTACGTGCTTTGGCTATTGGAAGTTTAATTGATGATGTAACGCGTTTGTTTATTGAGAATGAAGAAAAGATTTTAGCAGGAGATTATCCGTTTGCCTTGACAGAGAAATGTTCTTATATCGCGCAGATGAAGGATATCTTAGCGGTAAGCATCAATAACGTCTATCAGAGCAAAGAAGTCATTGAGAAGGAGATCATCGGTTATCAAGTGATTGAAACCCTGTTAGAGCGCTTTATTACGGCAACGAATAATCGTTATTATGGAGAAGACAATCAATACGATGGATTGATTCTTACGTTGCTTCCTGAGCGTTATCTTTTAGAAACAGATAGTTTATATGAGCGCTTGATGAGTATTTGTCATTTTGTGTCCATGCTGACAGACGGAAAAGCACTAGAACTGTATCATACCATTAAGGTGACTAAATAA
- a CDS encoding single-stranded DNA-binding protein: MHGTLNKVTLIGHLGESVKIHYFENGNCIGRFPLATNEVYINKSTNERITSTEWHNIVVRNKQAEICEKHLSKGDRVYVEGRIRTRQWNTEEGIQKQIVEIIVTEFMFLDTKKEIDKTATPEEIERKKAIDSFTIPGENNSDNLPF; encoded by the coding sequence ATGCATGGCACATTAAACAAAGTTACCCTTATTGGCCACCTAGGCGAAAGTGTTAAAATACACTATTTTGAAAATGGCAATTGCATCGGACGCTTTCCTTTAGCTACCAATGAGGTTTACATTAACAAGTCCACGAATGAGCGCATCACGTCAACCGAATGGCACAATATTGTCGTTCGCAATAAACAAGCGGAAATTTGCGAAAAACACCTTTCCAAAGGAGATCGCGTCTACGTAGAAGGGCGAATTCGCACAAGACAATGGAATACAGAAGAGGGGATACAAAAGCAAATTGTAGAAATTATTGTAACCGAATTCATGTTCTTGGACACCAAGAAAGAGATTGACAAAACGGCTACACCAGAAGAAATAGAACGCAAAAAGGCCATTGACAGCTTCACTATACCAGGAGAAAACAACAGCGATAATTTGCCTTTTTAA
- the mutY gene encoding A/G-specific adenine glycosylase, with amino-acid sequence MIFSNKLIAWYLDNKRFLPWRETKDPYYIWLSEIILQQTRVAQGLPYFEAFKQTYPTVFDLANAQENDVLLLWQGLGYYSRARNLHATAQKVAYELNGQFPTTYKELLTLKGVGEYTAAAIASIAYDEVVPVVDGNVFRVLARIYGITSDISTQRTKKEFQQVAAGLISKKQPAIFNQAIMDFGAIQCTPKGTNCTPCPFITTCVAFQTNQVDKLPVKLSKTKVKNRYMDFLIYLDADGNTLLEQRTKKDIWQNLYQFPVVDRFEDTVIDPTKHIQNQQLPQAISQVECLTTDVIIHQLSHQKLHIHFWLIKTNQTLRNATPWSELNKFGFPIVIHNFIQSLTV; translated from the coding sequence ATGATTTTCTCTAACAAACTAATAGCTTGGTACTTAGACAACAAACGCTTTTTACCCTGGCGTGAAACAAAAGATCCTTATTACATTTGGCTATCAGAAATTATACTTCAACAGACGCGCGTAGCGCAAGGATTACCCTATTTTGAGGCTTTTAAACAGACTTATCCTACTGTTTTCGATCTTGCAAATGCCCAAGAAAATGATGTTTTACTACTCTGGCAAGGTTTAGGTTACTATAGCCGCGCGCGCAATTTACACGCAACAGCCCAAAAAGTAGCCTATGAACTAAATGGACAATTCCCAACAACTTATAAAGAACTACTCACCTTAAAAGGCGTTGGCGAATACACCGCAGCTGCAATAGCCTCTATTGCTTATGATGAAGTCGTTCCTGTTGTTGATGGAAATGTTTTTCGAGTTCTCGCACGAATTTACGGAATTACATCTGATATATCTACTCAAAGAACAAAAAAAGAATTTCAGCAAGTAGCCGCTGGCCTTATTTCAAAAAAACAGCCTGCTATTTTCAACCAAGCCATCATGGATTTTGGCGCCATTCAATGCACACCCAAAGGGACGAATTGCACTCCGTGTCCCTTCATAACCACCTGTGTAGCATTTCAGACCAATCAAGTGGACAAGCTACCAGTGAAACTCAGTAAAACGAAAGTTAAGAATCGCTACATGGATTTCTTGATTTACCTAGATGCAGATGGAAATACCCTATTGGAACAACGCACAAAAAAGGACATTTGGCAAAATCTATATCAATTCCCGGTGGTGGATCGCTTTGAGGACACTGTTATTGACCCAACAAAACACATACAAAACCAACAACTGCCACAAGCAATTTCACAAGTAGAATGCCTGACAACGGATGTAATCATCCATCAGCTATCACATCAAAAACTGCACATTCACTTTTGGCTGATTAAAACCAATCAAACCTTGAGAAATGCCACCCCTTGGAGCGAATTAAATAAATTTGGTTTTCCAATTGTAATTCATAACTTTATTCAATCCTTAACCGTATAA
- a CDS encoding HU family DNA-binding protein, protein MTKADIVAKISEKLGLEKGDVQATVESFMDEVKASLETGENVYLRGFGSFIIKTRAEKTGRNISKNTTIRIPAHNIPAFKPAKVFVEGVKSNTEVKVK, encoded by the coding sequence ATGACTAAAGCGGACATTGTAGCTAAAATTTCAGAGAAATTAGGGCTTGAGAAAGGTGACGTTCAAGCGACAGTAGAATCTTTTATGGATGAAGTAAAAGCGTCGTTAGAAACAGGTGAAAATGTGTATTTAAGAGGTTTTGGAAGTTTTATCATCAAAACAAGAGCTGAGAAAACTGGAAGAAACATTTCTAAAAACACAACAATTAGAATTCCAGCTCACAACATTCCTGCATTTAAACCAGCTAAAGTGTTTGTAGAAGGTGTAAAGTCAAACACAGAAGTAAAAGTAAAATAA